The following are encoded in a window of Amaranthus tricolor cultivar Red isolate AtriRed21 chromosome 2, ASM2621246v1, whole genome shotgun sequence genomic DNA:
- the LOC130805585 gene encoding uncharacterized protein LOC130805585, with protein MLVTIDGKEEEIGPLNVEEDPDGTYIQKESGVITQYTSDADDDLEPRNLIKERTSFKLNAGLRTNFVLCDVLDMDACHILLGRPWQYDMRVIQNGYTNVCTLKHEGMLKDLIPLPPHKAIPPPKNRHPINLISWKIYIKEKQQEGQGWILFTKEVGLKEYLLPKEVEPLIQEFIDVFPEELLEGLPPIRDIEHQLDLIPGASLPNKPAYRTNPKEAEELQRQVRKLLDRGYVRESLSACVVPTLLVPKKDETWRMCVDSRSVNNITIKYKFPLPRIDDMMDELARAQWFSKLDLRSGYHQIRMKAGDE; from the exons ATGCTAGTTACTATTGATGGAAAAGAGGAAGAAATAGGACCCTTAAATGTAGAAGAGGATCCTGATGGCACTTACATTCAAAAAGAATCAGGAGTCATAACCCAGTATACATCTGATGCAGATGATGACCTAGAACCAAGAAATCTGATCAAAGAGAGAACATCTTTCAAACTAAATGCAGGATTAAGGACAAATTTT GTTTTGTGTGATGTCTTGGACATGGATGCCTGTCACATTCTTTTGGGtagaccttggcaatatgacaTGAGGGTTATACAAAATGGGTATACTAATGTGTGTACTTTGAAACATGAGGGGATGTTGAAAGACTTAATACCTTTACCTCCACATAAAGCTATACCTCCACCTAAGAATAGACATCCTATAAATTTGATCAGTtggaaaatttacattaaagaGAAACAACAAGAGGGACAAGGCTGGATTTTGTTCACTAAGGAAGTTGGCTTAAAGGAATATCTCTTGCCTAAAGAGGTAGAACCACTGATTCAAGAATTCATTGATGTGTTCCCTGAAGAACTACTTGAGGGACTACCACCCATAAGGGACATTGAACACCAACTAGATTTAATTCCAGGAGCCTCTCTACCAAACAAACCAGCATATAGAACTAACCCTAAGGAAGCTGAAGAGTTACAAAGACAAGTTCGAAAGCTGTTGGATAGAGGATATGTTAGAGAAAGCCTGAGCGCATGTGTTGTTCCCACCCTTTTAGTACCTAAGAAAGATGAAacttggagaatgtgtgtagatAGCAGGAGTGTTaacaacattacaataaaataCAAGTTTCCATTACCAAGAATTGATGACATGATGGATGAGTTGGCAAGAGCTCAGTGGTTTAGTAAGCTGGATCTTAGGAGTGGATACCACCAAATCAGGATGAAGGCAGGAGATGAGTGA